The Candidatus Desulfatibia profunda genome contains the following window.
ACTGATGCACACAAAAGGCCGCGGCAAGCCTTTTTCCCACCAACTCATCGGAAGCAGCCCGAAAATTAAGCAAGTTATTTCCATGGTCCAAAAGGTCGCCCCTACAGATTCAACGGTTCTTGTCTATGGCGAAAGCGGAACCGGAAAAGAATTGATTTCCAGAGCAGTCCACGCCAACAGCGCGCGTAAAAACGAGGTGTTTTTTGCTGTCGACTGTGGCACGCTGTCGGGTAATCTCCTGGAAAGCGAGTTGTTTGGTTATACAAAAGGAGCTTTTACCGGTGCCCATCAAAACAAGGACGGCATATTTAAACTGGCCCATCGCGGTACGGTTTTTCTGGATGAGATCAGTAATACCAGTTTAAACGTCCAGAGCAAACTGTTGCGATTTTTGGAAAGCCGTGAGTTCATGCCGCTAGGAAGCACTTCCATTCAAAAGGTAGACGTTCGTTTAATTTTCGCCACCAACCGGCATCTTAAAGAAATGGTAGAGGAAGGGGCTTTCAGAGAAGACTTTTATTACCGGATTTATGTATACCCAATCATGATCCCTCCGCTGAGAGAAAGGAAGACGGATATTTTGCCCATCGCTTATTATTTTTTAAAACAGTTTGGTGATCTTTTGAGCAAAAACATCACCGGATTTGACGATAATGCCGTCAACCACTTAATCGCATACGACTGGCCGGGAAATGTCAGACAATTAAGAAATATCATTGAACGGGCCGCCATTCTTTGCGAAAAAGACCAAATCACTTTGAAAGAGCTGCCGTTTTTGGGAGACAGCGGTGACATTGAGGAATTGATCGACGCGATCCCGGCAACCAATGAAGAGCTTAAGCAAGTCAAAAAGGAAATTCGCCAAAAAGCGATCATGAAAGTTGAAAAGAGCTTTGTTCTAAACGCCCTCCAGGCCAGCGACCGGAATGTAACCCGTGCGGCCCAACAGGTGGGTCTGCAAAGAACCAACTTTCAAAATTTAATGAAAAAACATAACATCAAGCTACCCCGTTCCGATACATCAGAGTAAAGAATCCGGGCCCAGAGGACCCGGCTTTGGTTTGTCCCTAAAGGGGTTTTTTTCCTTAAAGCCAGACAAGTTAAAAGTGCCTAAAGTGATCTAAAGTGCCTAAAGTTATGGGGTCGCTTTGCTCCGCTAATTTTATATAATTGACAGAATTCCTTAACTTTAGCTCACTTCAAA
Protein-coding sequences here:
- a CDS encoding sigma-54-dependent Fis family transcriptional regulator, encoding MSIDNPLILVIDDELPICRNCEKILSKINYEVKYALNGYDALKIMDETQFDVVITDLKMSNLGGMEVLRRVKAYHPETMVIVITGYASVSSAVEVMKLGAFDYLPKPFTPHELRAVVHQALAEREILLQNQKLMHTKGRGKPFSHQLIGSSPKIKQVISMVQKVAPTDSTVLVYGESGTGKELISRAVHANSARKNEVFFAVDCGTLSGNLLESELFGYTKGAFTGAHQNKDGIFKLAHRGTVFLDEISNTSLNVQSKLLRFLESREFMPLGSTSIQKVDVRLIFATNRHLKEMVEEGAFREDFYYRIYVYPIMIPPLRERKTDILPIAYYFLKQFGDLLSKNITGFDDNAVNHLIAYDWPGNVRQLRNIIERAAILCEKDQITLKELPFLGDSGDIEELIDAIPATNEELKQVKKEIRQKAIMKVEKSFVLNALQASDRNVTRAAQQVGLQRTNFQNLMKKHNIKLPRSDTSE